A genomic window from Nocardioides rotundus includes:
- a CDS encoding BlaI/MecI/CopY family transcriptional regulator, with amino-acid sequence MPTPRARFGDLERAVLDVLWASPARAMTVREVHEQLAGSRDLAYTTAMTVLDRMAKKGLLEQERAGRAYTYRARSTRADMTAELMRETLDDVAAEDRAHALVAFVGEADPDEIAALRAALESLDAQDD; translated from the coding sequence ATGCCCACTCCCCGTGCCCGCTTCGGCGACCTCGAGCGAGCCGTGCTCGACGTGCTGTGGGCCAGCCCGGCGCGCGCGATGACCGTCCGGGAGGTGCACGAGCAGCTCGCCGGCTCCCGCGATCTGGCCTACACCACCGCGATGACGGTGCTGGACCGGATGGCCAAGAAGGGACTGCTGGAGCAGGAGCGGGCGGGGCGCGCCTACACCTACCGGGCGCGCAGCACCCGCGCCGACATGACCGCCGAGCTGATGCGCGAGACCCTCGACGACGTGGCGGCGGAGGACCGCGCGCACGCGCTCGTCGCCTTCGTCGGCGAGGCGGACCCGGACGAGATCGCGGCCCTGCGCGCCGCACTCGAGAGCCTGGACGCCCAGGACGACTGA
- the pgsA gene encoding CDP-diacylglycerol--glycerol-3-phosphate 3-phosphatidyltransferase produces the protein MSTEQKPSNLNVPNLLTTLRIVMVPFFGWALLVDGGESVTWRLVAWAIFVAAMITDKIDGDLARKHGLVTDFGKIADPIADKAITGMAFIGLSIVGDIWWWVTVLVLLREWSVTLLRLSILKDVVIAASNSGKIKTTLQAVALAGLILPLPHGDGSHAAAFGPPLGSFELAGDVLFYLAQVLLAGAVAATLWSGWEFFRDVWRQRGDLRTARTSRRAR, from the coding sequence GTGAGCACCGAGCAGAAGCCCAGCAACCTCAACGTCCCCAACCTGCTCACGACCCTGCGGATCGTGATGGTGCCCTTCTTCGGCTGGGCGCTGCTGGTCGACGGCGGCGAGTCCGTGACCTGGCGGCTGGTCGCCTGGGCGATCTTCGTGGCCGCGATGATCACCGACAAGATCGACGGCGACCTGGCGCGCAAGCACGGCCTGGTCACCGACTTCGGCAAGATCGCCGACCCGATCGCGGACAAGGCGATCACCGGGATGGCCTTCATCGGCCTGTCCATCGTCGGGGATATCTGGTGGTGGGTCACCGTGCTGGTTCTGCTGCGCGAGTGGAGCGTGACCCTGCTGCGTCTCTCGATCCTCAAGGACGTGGTGATCGCGGCCTCCAACAGCGGCAAGATCAAGACCACGCTGCAGGCGGTCGCGCTCGCCGGCCTGATCCTCCCGCTGCCACACGGCGACGGCTCGCATGCGGCCGCCTTCGGGCCGCCGCTGGGCTCCTTCGAGCTCGCCGGCGATGTGCTCTTCTACCTCGCGCAGGTGCTGCTCGCCGGTGCGGTCGCCGCGACCCTGTGGTCGGGCTGGGAGTTCTTCCGCGACGTGTGGCGCCAACGCGGCGACCTCAGGACCGCGCGTACGTCGCGCCGGGCGCGCTGA
- the cydB gene encoding cytochrome d ubiquinol oxidase subunit II encodes MELTTVWFCLVAILWIGYFTLEGFDFGVGMLLPVLARDERERRVLYNTIGPVWDGNEVWVLTAGGAIFASFPFWYATLFSGFYLPLLLILLALIVRNLAFEYRGKRNDDTWRRRWDLCAILGSYVPALLWGVAFANIVGGVPIAPLGDNPPEPFYLEYTGTLLTLLNPYGLLGGLVTLTLFMTHGAMFVALKTDGPIRYRARALAVRVGLLAAVLAVVFLVWTQIRTGTAVSGVLFAVAAIALLGGLAMARAGREGVAFAGTFATIALAVAGLFVALFPDVMPSSIDASYSLTTENASATDYTLKVMTIVAAIFTPLVLMYQGWSYWVFRKRISVRHIPDPVDHRPAPSGTAGA; translated from the coding sequence ATGGAGCTCACGACCGTCTGGTTCTGCCTGGTGGCGATCCTGTGGATCGGCTACTTCACCCTGGAGGGGTTCGACTTCGGGGTGGGCATGCTGCTGCCCGTCCTGGCCCGGGACGAGAGGGAGCGCCGGGTGCTCTACAACACCATCGGCCCGGTCTGGGACGGCAACGAGGTGTGGGTGCTGACCGCGGGCGGCGCCATCTTCGCCTCCTTCCCGTTCTGGTACGCGACCCTCTTCAGCGGCTTCTACCTCCCGCTGCTGCTGATCCTGCTCGCGCTGATCGTGCGCAACCTGGCCTTCGAGTACCGCGGCAAGCGCAACGACGACACCTGGCGCCGGCGCTGGGACCTCTGCGCGATCCTCGGCAGCTACGTCCCCGCGCTGCTGTGGGGCGTCGCGTTCGCGAACATCGTCGGCGGCGTGCCGATCGCGCCGCTGGGCGACAACCCGCCGGAGCCGTTCTACCTGGAGTACACCGGCACGCTGCTCACCCTGCTCAACCCCTACGGACTGCTCGGCGGCCTGGTCACGCTCACCCTGTTCATGACCCACGGAGCAATGTTCGTCGCGCTCAAGACCGACGGGCCGATCCGCTACCGCGCCCGGGCGCTGGCGGTCCGGGTCGGACTTCTCGCCGCGGTGCTCGCGGTGGTCTTCCTGGTGTGGACGCAGATCAGGACGGGTACGGCGGTCAGCGGCGTGCTCTTCGCCGTCGCCGCGATCGCCCTCCTGGGTGGCCTGGCGATGGCGCGCGCGGGGCGGGAGGGAGTCGCCTTCGCCGGCACCTTCGCCACCATCGCGCTCGCGGTCGCCGGGCTCTTCGTGGCGCTCTTCCCCGACGTGATGCCCTCCAGCATCGACGCGTCGTACTCGCTGACCACGGAGAACGCCTCGGCGACCGACTACACCCTCAAGGTCATGACCATCGTCGCGGCCATCTTCACCCCGCTCGTGCTGATGTATCAGGGCTGGTCCTACTGGGTGTTCCGCAAGCGGATCTCGGTGCGCCACATCCCCGATCCGGTGGACCACCGGCCGGCTCCCTCCGGCACCGCGGGCGCCTGA
- a CDS encoding cytochrome ubiquinol oxidase subunit I — protein sequence MDVLEIARWQFGIITVYHFLFVPLTIGLTLLIAIMETLWVRTRREEWLRLTKFFGKLFLINFAIGVATGIVQEFQFGMNWSDYSRFVGDIFGAPLAVEALLAFFLESTFIGLWIFGWDRLPRGLHAACMWIVHVGTLVSSWFILAANSWMQNPVGYTYNPDTGRAELADFWGVMVNKVQLVTFPHVILSAYLTAGVFMVGVAAWLFLRKPEDRPLYRKAIRFGAVAALIAGIGVAVSGDIQGKIMTEVQPMKMAAAEGLYETTENAPFSVLSIGRLDGSEATNIIEIPGLLSFLGTGSFDGEVQGINDLRAEYRAEYGEDPGAAYYTPQDYVPIIPVTYWSFRLMIGLGLGAAAGAAVLLWLTRGGRTPTSRWFGIVGLSLPIAAVAANSFGWIFTEMGRQPWVVFGLMTTERGVSPGVSVTEAWISLASLTALYGVLAVIELGLLKTYIQRGADPFEEPPTVPVGGDQDDDAPLAFAY from the coding sequence ATGGACGTCCTCGAGATCGCTCGATGGCAGTTCGGGATCATCACCGTCTACCACTTCCTCTTCGTGCCGCTCACCATCGGCCTGACCCTGCTGATCGCGATCATGGAGACGCTCTGGGTCCGCACCCGGCGCGAGGAGTGGCTGCGACTCACCAAGTTCTTCGGCAAGCTCTTCTTGATCAACTTCGCCATCGGGGTCGCCACCGGCATCGTGCAGGAGTTCCAGTTCGGGATGAACTGGTCGGACTACTCCCGCTTCGTCGGCGACATCTTCGGCGCTCCCCTGGCGGTGGAGGCGCTGCTCGCGTTCTTCCTCGAGTCCACCTTCATCGGGCTGTGGATCTTCGGCTGGGACAGGCTCCCGCGCGGCCTGCACGCCGCCTGCATGTGGATCGTGCACGTCGGCACCCTGGTCAGCTCGTGGTTCATCCTCGCGGCTAACTCCTGGATGCAGAACCCGGTCGGCTACACCTACAACCCCGACACCGGGCGGGCCGAGCTGGCCGACTTCTGGGGCGTGATGGTCAACAAGGTGCAGCTGGTCACCTTCCCGCACGTGATCCTCTCGGCCTACCTCACCGCCGGCGTCTTCATGGTCGGCGTCGCCGCGTGGCTCTTCCTGCGCAAGCCCGAGGACCGTCCGCTGTACCGCAAGGCGATCCGCTTCGGTGCGGTGGCCGCCCTCATCGCCGGGATCGGCGTCGCGGTGAGCGGCGACATCCAGGGCAAGATCATGACCGAGGTGCAGCCGATGAAGATGGCGGCGGCGGAGGGGCTCTACGAGACCACCGAGAACGCCCCCTTCTCGGTCCTCTCGATCGGGAGGCTCGACGGCTCGGAGGCCACGAACATCATCGAGATCCCCGGCCTGCTCTCCTTCCTCGGCACCGGCAGCTTCGACGGCGAGGTGCAGGGGATCAACGACCTGCGCGCCGAATACCGGGCGGAGTACGGCGAGGACCCCGGCGCCGCCTACTACACCCCGCAGGACTACGTGCCGATCATCCCGGTCACCTACTGGTCCTTCCGGCTGATGATCGGGCTGGGGCTCGGGGCGGCCGCGGGCGCCGCCGTACTGCTGTGGCTGACGCGCGGCGGCCGCACCCCCACCAGCCGGTGGTTCGGCATCGTCGGCCTGTCGTTGCCGATCGCCGCCGTGGCCGCCAACTCCTTCGGCTGGATCTTCACCGAGATGGGGCGCCAGCCGTGGGTGGTGTTCGGGCTGATGACGACCGAGCGCGGCGTCTCCCCCGGCGTGAGCGTCACCGAGGCGTGGATCTCGCTGGCCAGCCTGACCGCGCTCTACGGCGTCCTCGCGGTGATCGAGCTCGGGCTGCTCAAGACCTACATCCAACGCGGCGCCGACCCGTTCGAGGAGCCGCCGACGGTGCCCGTCGGCGGGGACCAGGACGACGACGCGCCCCTGGCGTTCGCCTACTGA
- a CDS encoding DNA translocase FtsK, with translation MATRTSSPPGSRSKSTSRSSGTQPRNKAGSSTRSRSTSSRSPQRRVPPRAVRTGPGPVLRFFQVVWRAVAAAWLGAAHAVGSTARSLSGAAKDLEPEQRRDGVGLLLIALAIVVAAGVWWQIPGGAMDLVRQMVSGSVGKAAWLVPLLLVLVGWRNMRDPEHNGPAGRQVIGWSSLALGVLGIIHVAAGNPQPELGDSSALQSGGGAIGFVMSSLLLDLLRTPFLVVPVLLLLSVFGVLVITATPVYQVPVRLAALRDRLLGREAPEGAPVEEPTQPMRTRRRKPAADDIDPEAGNDAYETPFVDPEFSEGRELGKRKGRKKADEAPAEVADAAPVEEKVDLEPPPHTPLPARVEQLALSGDITYHLPENSALKPGSPHKARSAASDEVVQRLQGVLDEFNIDASVTGYTRGPTVTRYVVELGPGVKVEKITNIQKNIAYAVASADVRILSPIPGKSAVGVEIPNTDKEVVSLGDVLRSNTARSDHHPMVVGLGKDVEGGFVVANLAKMPHMLVAGATGSGKSSFINSMITSLLMRATPDEVRMIMVDPKRVELNAYEGIPHLITPIITNPKKAAEALQWVVREMDMRYDDLANFGFRHVDDFNKAVRAGKVEVPPGSERELSPYPYLVVVVDELADLMMIAPRDVEDAVVRITQLARAAGIHLVLATQRPSVDVVTGLIKANVPSRLAFATSSLADSRVILDQPGAEKLVGQGDGLFLPMGASKPVRVQGSWVTETEIQQVVAHCKQQLSPTYVEEVTAPAQSKRELDDDIGDDLDLVIQAVELVVSTQFGSTSMLQRKLRVGFAKAGRLMDILESRGVVGPSEGSKARDVLVKPDEVDEMIATLQGEM, from the coding sequence ATGGCGACCCGTACGTCTTCCCCGCCGGGGTCGCGGAGCAAGAGCACGTCCCGAAGCAGTGGCACCCAGCCGCGGAATAAGGCCGGCTCGAGCACCCGATCCCGGAGTACCAGCAGCCGCAGCCCGCAGCGGCGCGTGCCGCCGCGCGCCGTACGCACCGGGCCCGGCCCCGTGCTGCGCTTCTTCCAGGTCGTCTGGCGTGCCGTCGCCGCGGCCTGGCTGGGTGCCGCGCACGCGGTGGGAAGCACCGCCCGCAGCCTGAGCGGGGCCGCGAAGGACCTCGAGCCCGAGCAGCGCCGCGACGGCGTCGGGCTGCTGCTGATCGCGCTGGCCATCGTGGTCGCCGCCGGCGTGTGGTGGCAGATCCCCGGCGGCGCGATGGACCTGGTCCGTCAGATGGTCTCCGGCTCGGTCGGCAAGGCCGCCTGGCTGGTGCCGCTTCTGCTGGTCCTCGTCGGCTGGCGCAACATGCGCGACCCCGAGCACAACGGGCCGGCCGGCCGGCAGGTGATCGGCTGGTCGTCCCTGGCGCTCGGCGTCCTGGGCATCATCCACGTCGCCGCCGGCAACCCGCAGCCCGAGCTCGGGGACTCCTCGGCGCTGCAGAGCGGCGGCGGGGCGATCGGGTTCGTCATGTCCAGCCTGCTGCTGGACCTGCTGCGGACCCCGTTCCTCGTGGTCCCGGTCCTCCTGCTGCTCTCGGTCTTCGGCGTCCTGGTGATCACCGCGACGCCCGTCTACCAGGTGCCGGTCCGGCTCGCCGCGCTGCGCGACCGGCTGCTCGGGCGCGAGGCCCCCGAGGGGGCCCCGGTCGAGGAGCCGACCCAGCCGATGCGCACGCGGCGGCGCAAGCCGGCCGCCGACGACATCGACCCCGAGGCCGGGAACGACGCCTACGAGACCCCGTTCGTCGACCCGGAGTTCAGCGAGGGCCGCGAGCTCGGCAAGCGCAAGGGCCGGAAGAAGGCCGACGAGGCCCCCGCGGAGGTCGCCGATGCGGCGCCCGTCGAGGAGAAGGTCGACCTCGAGCCGCCGCCGCACACCCCGCTGCCCGCGCGGGTCGAGCAGCTCGCGCTGTCCGGCGACATCACCTACCACCTGCCGGAGAACTCCGCGCTCAAGCCCGGGTCCCCGCACAAGGCGCGCTCGGCTGCCAGCGACGAGGTGGTCCAGCGGCTGCAGGGCGTGCTCGACGAGTTCAACATCGACGCCTCGGTCACCGGGTACACCCGGGGCCCGACGGTCACCCGCTACGTCGTCGAGCTCGGCCCCGGCGTCAAGGTCGAGAAGATCACCAACATCCAGAAGAACATCGCCTACGCCGTGGCGTCGGCCGACGTCCGGATCCTCTCGCCGATCCCCGGCAAGTCCGCGGTCGGCGTGGAGATCCCGAACACCGACAAGGAGGTCGTCTCCCTCGGCGACGTCCTTCGCTCCAACACCGCGCGCAGCGACCACCACCCGATGGTTGTCGGGCTCGGCAAGGACGTCGAGGGCGGGTTCGTGGTCGCCAACCTGGCGAAGATGCCGCACATGCTGGTCGCCGGCGCCACCGGCTCCGGTAAGTCCAGCTTCATCAACTCGATGATCACCTCGCTGCTGATGCGGGCCACGCCCGACGAGGTGCGGATGATCATGGTCGACCCCAAGCGGGTCGAGCTGAACGCCTACGAGGGCATCCCGCACCTGATCACCCCGATCATCACCAACCCGAAGAAGGCGGCCGAGGCGCTGCAGTGGGTCGTGCGCGAGATGGACATGCGCTACGACGACCTGGCCAACTTCGGCTTCCGGCACGTGGACGACTTCAACAAGGCCGTCCGCGCCGGCAAGGTCGAGGTCCCGCCGGGCAGCGAGCGCGAGCTGTCGCCGTACCCCTATCTGGTGGTCGTGGTCGACGAGCTCGCCGACCTGATGATGATCGCTCCGCGCGACGTCGAGGACGCGGTCGTGCGGATCACCCAGCTTGCCCGTGCGGCCGGCATCCACCTGGTGCTCGCGACCCAGCGGCCCTCGGTGGACGTGGTGACGGGTCTGATCAAGGCCAACGTGCCGTCCCGCCTCGCCTTCGCCACCTCCAGCCTCGCCGACAGCCGGGTCATCCTGGATCAGCCGGGCGCGGAGAAGCTGGTCGGCCAGGGCGACGGGCTGTTCCTGCCGATGGGCGCCTCCAAGCCGGTGCGCGTCCAGGGCTCCTGGGTCACCGAGACGGAGATCCAGCAGGTGGTCGCGCACTGCAAGCAGCAGCTGTCGCCCACCTATGTCGAGGAGGTCACCGCGCCCGCGCAGTCCAAGCGCGAGCTAGACGACGACATCGGCGACGACCTCGACCTGGTGATCCAGGCGGTCGAGCTGGTGGTGTCGACCCAGTTCGGGTCGACCTCGATGTTGCAGCGCAAGCTGCGTGTCGGCTTCGCCAAGGCGGGCCGGCTGATGGACATTCTGGAGAGCCGCGGAGTCGTCGGCCCCAGTGAGGGCTCCAAGGCCCGAGACGTCCTCGTCAAGCCCGACGAGGTCGACGAGATGATCGCGACGCTGCAGGGGGAGATGTGA
- the rimO gene encoding 30S ribosomal protein S12 methylthiotransferase RimO, protein MSVALVTLGCARNDVDSEELAGRLEADGFRLVEDPDAADAVVVNTCGFVEAAKKDSVDTLLAAADLKEEGRTRAVVAVGCLAERYGNELASSLPEADAVLGFDDYPDIAARLTSIVAGEQHHPHTPQDRRRLLPISPVDRAASTAAVPGHGTAPATPEDLRGAPQSGPRAVRRRLGAGPMSPLKLASGCDRRCTFCAIPTFRGSFVSRRPADVLSEARWLAEQGVREVFLVSENSTSYGKDLGDLRLLETLLPELAAVEGIERVRVSYLQPAETRPGLVSAIAATPGVAPYFDLSFQHASASVLRRMRRFGDPESFLGLLEQVRAQAPAAGVRSNVIVGFPGETEEDLATLCDFLEAARLDVTGVFGYSNEDGTEAEGYDGQHDEGEIADRVAHVTALVEELTAQRAEERLGEEVAVLVENVTTEDGEVVVEGRAAHQGPEVDGTTQLTGAVDGLRVGDLVPAVVTAAEGADLLAAVASTGQGGRL, encoded by the coding sequence CTGTCCGTCGCGCTCGTCACCCTCGGGTGCGCGCGCAACGACGTCGACTCCGAGGAGCTCGCGGGCCGGCTGGAGGCAGACGGCTTCCGGCTGGTCGAGGACCCCGACGCCGCGGACGCCGTGGTGGTGAACACCTGCGGCTTCGTGGAGGCGGCCAAGAAGGACTCCGTGGACACGCTGTTGGCCGCGGCCGACCTCAAGGAGGAGGGCCGCACCCGCGCCGTGGTGGCCGTGGGCTGCCTGGCCGAGCGCTACGGCAACGAGCTCGCCTCGTCCCTGCCCGAGGCCGACGCGGTGCTCGGCTTCGACGACTACCCCGACATCGCCGCCCGGCTCACCTCGATCGTGGCCGGAGAGCAGCACCACCCGCACACCCCGCAGGACCGGCGCCGGCTGCTGCCGATCTCGCCGGTGGACCGGGCCGCCTCGACCGCCGCGGTCCCCGGCCACGGCACCGCACCCGCGACGCCGGAGGACCTGCGCGGAGCCCCGCAGTCCGGCCCGCGGGCGGTCCGCCGGCGGCTCGGAGCCGGGCCGATGTCCCCGCTGAAGCTGGCATCCGGCTGCGACCGGCGCTGCACGTTCTGCGCGATCCCGACCTTCCGCGGGTCCTTCGTGAGCCGCCGCCCGGCCGATGTGCTGTCCGAGGCCCGCTGGCTGGCCGAGCAGGGCGTGCGCGAGGTGTTCCTCGTCAGTGAGAACTCCACGTCCTACGGCAAGGACCTCGGCGACCTGCGGCTGCTGGAGACGCTGCTGCCCGAGCTCGCGGCGGTCGAGGGGATCGAGCGGGTCCGGGTGTCCTACCTGCAGCCCGCGGAGACCCGGCCCGGCCTGGTGTCCGCGATCGCGGCGACGCCCGGCGTGGCGCCGTACTTCGACCTCAGCTTCCAGCACGCCTCGGCGAGCGTGCTGCGGCGGATGCGCCGCTTCGGCGACCCCGAGAGCTTCCTCGGGCTGCTCGAGCAGGTGCGCGCGCAGGCGCCGGCCGCGGGGGTGCGCTCCAACGTGATCGTCGGCTTCCCCGGCGAGACCGAGGAGGACCTCGCCACGCTGTGCGACTTCCTCGAGGCGGCGCGGCTCGACGTCACCGGCGTCTTCGGCTACTCCAACGAGGACGGCACGGAGGCCGAGGGGTACGACGGTCAGCACGACGAGGGCGAGATCGCCGACCGGGTGGCACACGTGACCGCCCTGGTCGAGGAGCTCACCGCCCAGCGGGCCGAGGAGCGGCTCGGCGAGGAGGTCGCGGTGCTCGTGGAGAACGTGACCACCGAGGACGGCGAGGTCGTCGTCGAGGGCCGCGCCGCCCACCAGGGGCCCGAGGTGGACGGGACCACGCAGCTCACCGGCGCGGTCGACGGTCTGCGCGTGGGCGATCTGGTGCCCGCGGTGGTCACCGCCGCCGAGGGAGCCGACCTGTTGGCCGCCGTCGCGTCGACCGGTCAGGGGGGTCGACTGTGA
- a CDS encoding M56 family metallopeptidase — protein MTPVVLGALALVLAGPVPWLLLRLPWLRRTPAAALLLWQSVALAAVLAALGAGVSLATALARDGRVDDLLGTPVATVVAALVALLTLTVAGRLLLSGHRVGTELRALRRRHREQVDLVASREGDGLHILEHPLPVAWCLPGMRGRRIVVSEGLLRALPAEQAAAVVAHEREHLRSRHDLVLEAFTVLHRAFPGWVASAPALREAALLVEVLADRAARREYGARALAGALVAVSTAGTPEGSLGVAGEGSDLLVRVRLAGEDRPRRVQAALLVLTAAGLLALPTALVVWPWAADLLAA, from the coding sequence GTGACCCCGGTCGTCTTGGGCGCGCTCGCGCTGGTGCTCGCCGGGCCCGTGCCGTGGCTGCTGCTGCGGCTTCCCTGGCTGCGCCGTACTCCGGCCGCGGCGCTGCTGCTGTGGCAGTCCGTGGCGCTGGCCGCCGTGCTGGCCGCGCTCGGCGCCGGCGTCTCGCTGGCCACCGCGCTGGCGCGCGACGGGCGGGTCGACGATCTCCTCGGCACACCCGTCGCCACCGTGGTCGCGGCCCTGGTGGCGCTGCTCACCCTGACCGTCGCCGGGCGGCTCCTGCTCAGCGGCCACCGGGTCGGCACCGAGCTGCGCGCCCTGCGGCGGCGGCACCGCGAGCAGGTCGACCTGGTGGCCAGCCGGGAGGGCGACGGGCTGCACATCCTGGAGCATCCCCTGCCGGTGGCCTGGTGCCTGCCGGGGATGCGCGGGCGCCGGATCGTGGTCTCCGAGGGACTGCTGCGGGCGCTGCCCGCCGAGCAGGCGGCCGCCGTGGTCGCGCACGAGCGCGAGCACCTGCGCTCGCGGCACGACCTGGTGCTGGAGGCGTTCACGGTGCTGCACCGCGCGTTCCCCGGCTGGGTGGCCAGCGCCCCCGCGCTGCGCGAGGCTGCGCTGCTGGTGGAGGTGCTGGCCGATCGGGCCGCCCGGAGGGAGTACGGCGCCCGCGCGCTGGCCGGCGCCCTGGTCGCGGTCTCGACCGCCGGCACGCCCGAGGGGTCGCTCGGCGTGGCGGGGGAGGGGAGCGACCTGCTGGTGCGGGTCCGGCTGGCGGGCGAGGACCGACCGCGGCGGGTGCAGGCGGCCCTGCTGGTCCTCACCGCCGCCGGGCTGCTCGCCCTGCCGACCGCGCTGGTGGTGTGGCCCTGGGCCGCGGACCTGCTGGCTGCGTGA
- a CDS encoding helix-turn-helix domain-containing protein gives MSAQVHENVYDAGGNPGDRLAVAPDPVEVRRNAGLMAAIGAVASGVAIAYLGRAADTGEVLDWVLMGVMALLGAWHLALFVDSRTPLLVADSQGVRLRLGRSWRGLPWGSLRAVEHTPRRGLLRDGRVVLVPHASEKVLSELDGSGRRQARMAERIYGAPFAVPLGLTTRVRGLGDAQDLSQALTALAGSGVQVVTLVPTEDEAPDAETDEPVDPPQARAAEAPEVDTDRAGEEEYGEPGETRGSGRGWRDPRPAVAGAISAASGLFRLPGQRPKPAEEEPDEDLPAAETEASETEVAEPEVAEPEVAEVGETDAPEAEVESEPVEDDAAPEPLVWSKTSEREDDAATAFADDDADDDTEPTVEVSPTPPPSRVARLAQRAQLTVRLDRGAPEPDDERPSARELRRRGSEVSLVEDTQAWGERVRPLAKPGSPVAPLVIDEFAAEPAEDPVIGPELRAARTRLGLSVDQLAERTRIRPHVIESMEVDDFQPCGGDFYARGHLRTLARVLGIDVAPLLESFDDRYAHAPISPRTVFEAELATGTHGGIRGTRGGPNWSVLVAAVMAIILAWSIARLAMDGPEEVRQIPSLGGGSGGVSSSAPQSGGTIPVLLRAAGGGASVTVRDGEGEVVFTGDLAYGATRPLDVVPPVRVESSDGGLEVVADGVEKGQLGDPGHPATGTFVAR, from the coding sequence GTGAGCGCCCAGGTTCACGAGAACGTGTACGACGCCGGCGGCAACCCCGGCGACCGACTCGCGGTCGCGCCCGACCCGGTCGAGGTCCGGCGCAACGCCGGGCTGATGGCCGCGATCGGCGCGGTGGCCTCCGGGGTGGCGATCGCCTACCTCGGTCGCGCCGCCGACACCGGTGAGGTGCTCGACTGGGTGCTGATGGGCGTCATGGCCCTGCTCGGAGCCTGGCACCTCGCCCTGTTCGTCGACAGCCGTACCCCGCTGCTGGTCGCCGACAGCCAGGGTGTGCGCCTGCGGCTCGGACGCAGCTGGCGCGGGCTGCCCTGGGGGTCGCTGCGCGCGGTGGAGCACACACCGCGCCGCGGCCTGCTGCGCGACGGCCGGGTGGTGCTGGTGCCGCACGCCAGCGAGAAGGTGCTCAGCGAGCTCGACGGCAGCGGGCGACGCCAGGCCCGGATGGCCGAGCGCATCTACGGCGCGCCCTTCGCCGTACCCCTCGGGCTGACCACGCGGGTCCGCGGCCTGGGCGACGCCCAGGACCTCTCCCAGGCGCTGACGGCGCTGGCCGGCAGCGGCGTGCAGGTGGTCACCCTGGTGCCCACCGAGGACGAGGCCCCGGACGCCGAGACCGACGAGCCGGTCGACCCCCCGCAGGCGCGGGCCGCCGAGGCCCCGGAGGTCGACACCGACCGCGCCGGCGAGGAGGAGTACGGCGAGCCCGGCGAGACCCGGGGCTCCGGCCGGGGCTGGCGCGACCCGCGTCCGGCGGTGGCCGGCGCGATCTCGGCGGCCTCCGGGCTGTTCCGTCTGCCGGGCCAGCGGCCCAAGCCGGCCGAGGAGGAGCCGGACGAGGACCTGCCCGCCGCCGAGACCGAGGCCTCCGAGACCGAGGTTGCGGAGCCCGAGGTCGCGGAGCCCGAGGTTGCGGAGGTCGGCGAGACCGACGCTCCCGAGGCCGAGGTCGAGAGCGAGCCGGTCGAGGACGACGCCGCCCCCGAGCCGCTCGTGTGGAGCAAGACCTCCGAGCGCGAGGACGACGCGGCGACGGCGTTCGCCGACGACGACGCCGACGACGACACCGAGCCGACCGTCGAGGTCTCGCCGACCCCGCCGCCGAGCCGGGTCGCGCGGCTGGCCCAGCGGGCCCAGCTCACCGTCCGCCTGGACCGGGGCGCCCCCGAGCCGGACGACGAGCGTCCCTCCGCGCGAGAGCTGCGCCGCCGGGGCAGCGAGGTGAGCCTGGTCGAGGACACCCAGGCGTGGGGCGAGCGGGTCCGCCCGCTGGCCAAGCCCGGATCGCCGGTCGCGCCGCTGGTGATCGACGAGTTCGCCGCCGAGCCCGCCGAGGACCCGGTCATCGGGCCCGAGCTGCGCGCCGCCCGGACCCGGCTCGGGCTCTCGGTCGACCAGCTCGCCGAGCGCACCCGGATCCGCCCGCACGTGATCGAGTCGATGGAGGTCGACGACTTCCAGCCGTGTGGCGGCGACTTCTACGCCCGCGGTCACCTGCGCACCCTGGCCCGGGTGCTCGGGATCGACGTGGCGCCGCTGCTGGAGAGCTTCGACGACCGCTACGCCCACGCCCCGATCAGCCCGCGCACGGTCTTCGAGGCCGAGCTGGCGACCGGCACCCACGGCGGTATCCGCGGCACCCGCGGCGGCCCCAACTGGTCGGTCCTCGTGGCCGCGGTGATGGCGATCATCCTGGCCTGGTCGATCGCCCGGCTGGCGATGGACGGCCCGGAGGAGGTCCGGCAGATCCCCAGCCTCGGGGGCGGCTCGGGCGGCGTGAGCAGCTCGGCCCCGCAGTCCGGCGGCACCATCCCGGTGCTGCTGCGCGCCGCGGGCGGCGGCGCCAGCGTGACGGTGCGCGACGGCGAGGGCGAGGTGGTCTTCACCGGCGACCTCGCCTACGGCGCGACCCGGCCGCTGGACGTCGTACCCCCCGTCCGCGTGGAGTCCTCCGACGGCGGCCTGGAGGTCGTGGCCGACGGCGTGGAGAAGGGGCAGCTCGGTGATCCCGGTCACCCTGCCACCGGCACGTTCGTCGCGCGCTGA